The Ziziphus jujuba cultivar Dongzao chromosome 1, ASM3175591v1 genome segment tgtaaggtctgatagaggtggtgagttttatggtagatatgatgagactggaaggaacctagggccttttgctatttatttgagtgagtgtggcattgatgcacaatatacgatgcctggtatacctcagcaaaatggcatagctgagagaaggaatagaactttgttggatatggtgcggtctatgttggcaaattctaggttgccagattatttgtggggagaggctttaaggacggcagcttatattttgaatcaagttccaagtaagtccgttcctaagacaccttttgagttgtggtcaggaagaaagcctaatttgcatcattttcgaatatggggttgcaaagctgaagtaaggatttataatccccaaattaagaagttggatcctaaaaccattagtggatattttgttggctgttgcataggatctaggggttcaagattcttttgtccttctcacatcaccaggatcgtggaatcaaacagggctatttattttgaagatgattttgagtttggtgatagtaatggtccaagagaatctcaatttagagaagaaagtgttttcattcccagtatagttgttcctgatagagatattgttgatctagtaattgatgaaccagtagtcggtcagaatgaactcattgttgaagagcaggatattccagctattgcagatgctgatgtacccttgaggaggtcacaaaggactaggagatcagctattcctgatgactatgaggtttacttgcaggagcatgtgtttgacataagtgatgattcagatccagtaacttatgaggaggccataagcagttcaaactcaaatttttggttggatgcaatggaagatgaaatgaaatccatgacatcaaatggagtttgggatttagttgagttaccagagggtagcaagcttattgggtgcaaatggatctttaagactaaaaaggattCCAATgatcaagtggagaggtataaggctagacttgtagctaaagggtttagccagaaggaaggaattgattatacagagactttttCTCccgtatccacaaaggattcttttagaattattatggcgattgtggcgcattatgacctggagttgcattagatggatgtcagaactgcttttctgaatggtgatttatatgaggatgtatatatggttcaaccagttggtttccaacaaacagggaatggtaatttggtttgtaagcttaagaaatctatttatggtcttaagcaagcttcaagacaatggtatcttaagtttgatgacgttgtcatccaaaatggctttaaggagaatgttgttgatagatgcatatatatgaaggtcagtgggagcagttttatatttctggtgttgtatgttgatgacatacttttggctactaatgacactgacctattagctgagacaaagcagatgttgagcaaccattttgatatgaaagatcttggtgaggcttcttttgttttgggcatcaagattgttcgagataggactaattatgtgttgcaattgtcttagagagcttatattgatagaattcttaagagatttgatatgcataattgttctcctagaagtgtaccggttacgaaaggtgaaaagttttctaaagatccgtgtcccaagaatgatagagaaaggatggcaatgaagaatgttcgctattcttcagcagtaggtagtttgatgtatgctcaagtatgtacacggcctgatatagcttttgctgtgggtgtgcttggtagatttataagcaatcctggtcctattcattaccaagcagttaagaaggtctttaggtatcttcaggtactaaagatcatatgttgacatatcgtcgcaccaactctcttgaagtagtgggttatagtgatgcagactataaaggttgtgtggatgataagaaatctaccactggttatatatttatcatggcaggaggtgctgtgtcttggcggagtgccaagcagtcactgacagcatcctcgactatggaggcagaatatgtggcgtgttatgaggctacccgtcatgcagtttgactacggaattttatccgtgatttaggagtggttgactccattgagaggcctattatgatgtattgtgataatactgcagcggtgtctttctccaataatttaaaaggtactcctggtgcgaagtacattgatgtgaaaaattttttggtaaaggagaaagttgaagagggcctcattactgttgttcacacgccgacttatagcatggtggcagatccactgaccaaggctttaccggtaggcatatttgaggagcatgtgtcccgtatgggattgttaggcagttgagactgctgtgggtcagtggaaggttgttatgttttctgtagtaatatccatgttgagaattatttatttctttgaatattttaatacattgatgtatgtggatcattatttatttatgagatgatttattacacatattattgctccttgtatttacaggcctgttgagactattagtctatgtatatgtgtatgttgatccacaagtgccatggtgaatccctactacctagtttgggtatattgttgtatcctgtcgatacgcaatgtacttgaatgaaatggttttgtgtgttggggaattgcacatggttaggtaaatctctactacctagactgagtttatggcatgcaaagtgctcagttgaaatggtaacatgttttgggagatttactgagagaatctctactgcctagtctagtatattgttgtgccctgtcggtatactatatatatttggatgaaatggcattatggttcgggagattctatagtaagtgagtttggattttatatgatgatgattatgcagtccaagtgggagaatgttgaattaaattaatatttgtggacttggcataatcaattactcacttacagggcctatttatgccattaatgggactgacttattttattattttgtagtagggcccttggtcacacactctctataagactctagttggcccattggactggaggaccaactctctttataaacccaatgacttatccatatttttcctagtataattatattatcaaattattattattttatgtgtgttaaaattaatggataagtctgacttgcagagactatttaaaagtctagggcaagcaaacaatatatgccatacggtatttttgatattagggttttcagagatttgagagtggtttgagagtagtgtgtccataggcactactttacattgttttctattttgcaggattaaaaatctaatttatcaatggctgcgtttggaggttagtaatttatgatttatggaatttattatgcatatttagatccataaaaatctaacaaatattttataaaaaaaaaaaaattgtttttacacATATTATGCTGCAAACCAAATTGAAAATGGTTGGTTGGTTCGACTTTTTAGATTGGTTGGATTTGATTTATAAAAGATCAATCAAATTAGACTGCATGATGACTGTAACAAAGCTCAGCAAGTTTTTGCCAGCTCAGTTTGTTATGTCATTAAGCAAGTTAGATTGTTAACCATGTTTGTTAAAGTCGGATTATGGTTTCTTAGAGTTTTGTTAATATAAATAGCTTCGTTAATTGCGTTCTTTGCAGTCAATCAGTGTGGATTAATGAAACACACTCTTAACTTTCTCAAGAATTTCTTATCCGACTTTCTCTTATTTTTCGCACACTTTCTTGAAGTTTTCCATCTTGCAATCTAGATCTATACTTATAattcatgttttattttgtgatttggTGACTTTTTTATTGATGGTATATTACAGTAATTACCAAGTTTGATTTACGTCAACTGGTATTAGACACAAGTACTATTTGTCCCCATAATTGCAAAAACATGCCAAATTAACTCAAACTATAAAATTTCACATCATGAATATATTCTCATAGgagaatacaaatttttttttttttggggctcaaCATAGTAGAATACAATTATTCCAGCACTAAAATAAAACCATCTTTCTATTTCGATGAAATTCCTAATATAAGAATCAACCAAACTatacatattttatcaaatgaaattaatttaattgttcaattatttaaaatatcaatgaaaaaaaaatgttgcaaatgattaaaaaaacctATAgatattttagttaaaaaaaccGCACGTGGTAGCAGTTGTTGTCACATGGATAAATGTATTTATTTCAGGCCtacactgattttttttttttttttttttttttggggtaaattcaGGCCTACACCGATTTGCTACTAcgattgttatttttatttattgcttttgggATTTCCACGTAAtagtttattaatataatacttTTAACAAGATAACCTACTACTCCGTTTATTGAAAtaacaccaaaaaaagaaaaaaaaaaaaaaaagaaaaattcaagggacaaaaatcaattaaaccaatatatatatatatatatatacacaaacaataagttaaaccacatatatatatatatatatatatatatatctatatatatatatttagggttGTGACTCTTATCTAATACCTTTAATTCTATTTGATCACATAGACTTTatctctaaaaaaataaattctatcgaaaatcaataattaataaatataaattaaatctcAATTATAtctaatagttaaaaaaaaagaaaagttaaaaaaaaagatgaagaaagtTTTTCTAATATTGAAAATcttattcaaatattattatatataaaaactcaACCTCATTTATCCCGTATATCTTTTTAAAGACTCAAATTTAAATTtgcttttgtaatttatatGGATTCTCACAGGTTCCATTGCCTCCTTTTGCCTTTCtaaaatgttaatattttattagatttatataaaactttaaatatattttcaaatttcaagatccaaaaaactaataagtaatattttcatgaaaaatctattaaaatgtcATGATGAAAAATCGACTGAATTAATCAAAACCAACTCAAATCAATGGTTAActtcaggattttttttttaaatcacatttgaaattcaaaattacatttactaattaaaatttttaatatatcattaaattcatattaaattatagTCTTTGCTATCatctaaaaactaataaaaaggctgatattaataaagaaaaactaaaaggtGATATAAgcttcactatatatatataacaaactaTGAGCTTCACTGTATATATAACCAATCGACTAAACCATCTTTTGCTTATTGCCTTCAAAGAAACTACGGGTTAAGGTTAGACATCGGTAAAACAAGTATTGTTGTTTTCCATAATTCTTTCTATACATATAATCGAAGATCAACAAACCATCTGATTCAAAATCCCTTGCAAATTAGGACATCAGAGTGTAGTACCTTAAGTAGAAGATATTGCTATCTTCGAGTCAAACAAAATTGGAATTTCAATGGAAAGGTATCAACAATGGGTATAATAAAGTCAAACAAAACATAAGACTCCACAGATGGTCAGAGTGTTTAAAAGAAAGTTTCAAAAAGCAAGCAAAATGTTACATCTGCGATATCTTACAGAAGGGTCATATCGACATCGACATGCGATGATGATCAGACAAAAACCTGTATCAAGTATAACAACGTTTTTGAAACATGTCACGGTGTTTATGTTTTCAACTTATTTTACTTCCATTTTACAAGCTCTTCTCTAATGTCTATCAGGTATCCCTTCATCTTCATCTgtgcaagaaaacaaaaagggtGCCAAAATTCGAATACGAAATTTGAAACAACCTATTTGAAATTCGTCATGGTGTTTATGTTTTCAACTTTAACTTCCATTTTTACAAACTTTTCTCTGCTGTCTCTCAAGTATATTCTTCGTCTTCATCCctgcaagaaaacaaaaagggtGCCTTACCACGATGTTAAATTAGTAACCCACGTTGATAATATCCAGTCCTGCTGCATTAACTTAAATAACTTCCATTTTTACAAACTTTTCTCCGCCGTGTCTCAAGTATGCTTCGTCTTGATCCctgtaagaaaacaaaaagggtGCCTTACCACGAGGTTAAATTAGTAACCCATGTTGATAATATCCAGTCCTGCTGCATTACAATTAGTAACTTTTGctttcacaaataaattacGAAATTGCTTTAATTTACCAACAAAATGCAGCTTAGAAatctttttaagaaaataataataataataataataataacccttTAACCAAGCTCTCAAAAAATTACCTTTCTCCAACCTTGCTTCTAATCTAACACGTCTGGTTGTTTTGCCTAAAGCACCAACTTGAAGCCCTCCGATAGGAAATCATCCCTGAGACAAACAATTCAATAGTTACAGAGtcaaaatcatgtaaaatataaccaaaaataATTGCATCATACTTGAAAAACTAATACCTTTTCTTGTTCTTGTCGTCTCGGGATTCACGGTTCTTCCAATTCTTACCCCTATTACCAACCGTGAGAGGAGCAAGGCTTCCTACAAATACCATGGCCTCAAAAGGACGAGGCATACCTCGAAGCCTAACAACCTTTAGTCTCTGACTTTTCAAATCATACCAAACCAGCTTTTCATGGTCTTGCTCAAAAAGAACTTCTTGACCCGCTTTCGAATAAGCCAGAGgcataacattttttattgtcCCACGGGTATGTGCAATCTTAAACAGCCTAGTCCAAGACTCTTTAACCCCATATTCCTTCATCACCCAAACCTCAAAATCACCTTCTTCTTGATAATTAGCAACAATACAGAGGTTATTCTCTATAACCCCAACTTCCATTTCAAAGTGATGGTTCACATTATCAGGTATTGGTACCTCCTGAAATCTCTCTGTTCCCATATCAAAACCAACAATCAATTCGGTCTCTTCGGGTTCTAGCTTCCGGGTCACAACCCAATGCAAATAATTGTTAACGAGAATACCCATTTTGCCAGTATAGCACAGCACATAAGGCATAGATTCGATCTCCTTCCACGCATTTGTCCTCAAGCTATAAACTTTTACCTCAGATTCGAATGACTGGTAATCTAAACCGATAAACTGCGAAATGCTCACCAATTTATAGTCATCAAGTACGGGTTCGTACCCGAACCCGTAAACTCTAGCACCGCAGAAATACCTATTCGGTTCGCGATTTGACCCGGTGGGCAAAAAGGGCAAAACCCTATGCTTTTTCGTCGATGGGTTCCAGAGAGCTACGTCTCCCGCCACGTTGCAGATGCAAAGCAAGCCGTTGCAGGTGCCAAGGATCCGAATCCGATTGTTGTAACACATGAGAGGGTGGGTGAGCTCGGCAACGTCTTCGAGCGAATCGAAATCGACGCAATAGAGCTGGAAATCTTTCCTGATTATTAGCCCGAAATGGGATTTGTTTTCCAAGCTGTTCTGGAGATGCAAATGGATGAAATCCATGCTGTCGATTAAGGTCCGCCATGGCTTAGAAACGCACCTGAAACGGAGCAGTTGTTTCGCCGAGAGGCGAGAGAGTATGTCGGTGACAACCTCCGCAGGGAGGTCCACCATAGCTAGCCGTGCTCGTATTTTCGGAGAATTTGGAAGAATCTCAAGCTCTGCAATTGCTCGGAGGGCTATGGGGAGGGTTTTGCTTGCTTCCGATCTCGTCGATTTTGGGTTCTTTTTTAGGGTTTTCTCAGTGCGAATGAACAGCAAGACGTTTAAGAGAGAGAAAGCGAATGGAAGAGTTGAGAAAGGAGGTGGAGTCCTGATTTTGCCAGATTTATCCTTGGTGTGAGGAGCTTTGTATGCGGATAAGAAATGGGTGTTTAGTCATTTTACATGTGTTACATGTGTCATTTTACATGCGGATAAATCCTTGGTGGGGACCATATGATTTAGTTATACCAAACAACTAACAGTATCGTTTGGCAAGTGTAAAGTTCTCTGCCATTTAACgcggagaaaaaaaaaaaaaataaataaataaaaagaaaaaataaaaaagaaaaaaagaacgcGGAAGCTTTGTGGGCTTGGGCTATAACGCGGTTTCACTGGAAAGCCCTAGCCACATGttcatttttggaaaaatataacatttattctttattactttttatgcttcttgtttttttaataaaatgttgaaaataaaatagtagtGGAACAAGATTATTCAGACGCAAATGGGTGGTGTTTGTTGTCCCGTGAAGAATGGTTGAATGTTAGAACAAAAAGAAGTAGCTGGACCATCAGTTTCATTGTAAACCTAGTTTATATCACCAATCTTCACATTTTGACATGGAAAATCACTGCTACAAACTAGACTAACTGCAACCTTTGAAGCTGAGGTACCATGGATGTTTGTATAGCTCAAATTGCTAACATTTATGTGTGAAGCCAACTAATTAaaacaagcaaacaaacaaacaattaattaattagttcatTTAGAAAACAGCCTAAATAATAATGACTAGGAAAGAATCAAAATTCGAATCCGT includes the following:
- the LOC107414822 gene encoding F-box protein CPR1, with the protein product MVDLPAEVVTDILSRLSAKQLLRFRCVSKPWRTLIDSMDFIHLHLQNSLENKSHFGLIIRKDFQLYCVDFDSLEDVAELTHPLMCYNNRIRILGTCNGLLCICNVAGDVALWNPSTKKHRVLPFLPTGSNREPNRYFCGARVYGFGYEPVLDDYKLVSISQFIGLDYQSFESEVKVYSLRTNAWKEIESMPYVLCYTGKMGILVNNYLHWVVTRKLEPEETELIVGFDMGTERFQEVPIPDNVNHHFEMEVGVIENNLCIVANYQEEGDFEVWVMKEYGVKESWTRLFKIAHTRGTIKNVMPLAYSKAGQEVLFEQDHEKLVWYDLKSQRLKVVRLRGMPRPFEAMVFVGSLAPLTVGNRGKNWKNRESRDDKNKKRDDFLSEGFKLVL